The Streptomyces sp. Alt3 genome has a segment encoding these proteins:
- a CDS encoding molybdopterin cofactor-binding domain-containing protein, protein MPGAERPARPSSERPAPGRRRFLGYVLAAPTLMTAAELAPAAPARADATSAGIPSADVTELVDLNDVMSAAALPTSGLITVQVHTDETVSFALPRAEVGQGITTSTAMLIAEEMDVPLANVRVTLADAQPELVFNQLTGGSNTTIATYTPVRVAAAVARGRLLEAAALALDTAVTELTIRAGVITGRAGRSTTVGALAERAAGLRTQPVSTELKRSEQFNVIGTPQNRIDALDAVTGRKKFAMDLTVPGAAPTMVCRPPTINGRVGSVANADEVRAMPGVTDVVVITTGVAVRARTFGQCIDAVRALRVSWRPGSAEGKSDETVRQELAAAELPLGLPPLTPSVEGRFTFHFRSNSALETNCAIADVRSDRAEIWSSLKAPIVAKEAIAARLGLPLSAVTVHVTEGGGSFGRKLFFDAALEAVEISRKTGKPVKLMWHRADDSRQGRTHPMATSRVRIAYVGDTVLSFKQRHTSVATDLGHGFGEIVTALAAKLPVADLGFSETFFQLSQSMPYNFGVSSRLLNETDKGFNTGSMRNVYSPDVTCARELMIDKLASKTGKDPYRFRRDFLKDERSRAVLEKVAEVGRWGRPMPDGTAQGIAFHSEYHSASAVLVEIDCRPGTVGRPVRDGVTGPRVTKVVLAVDAGLTVNPRGLDAQMMGCAMDGIALALTSSLHLRDGHFLEASWDNYFYTRQWNTPPELDIVIMPDTTGRPGGAGELGVAASMAAVACAYGRATGTMPTTFPINHGTLSFEPKPTTPPVPQSPTDGLDHAY, encoded by the coding sequence ATGCCTGGTGCTGAGCGTCCGGCCCGGCCGTCCTCCGAAAGGCCTGCTCCGGGCAGGCGACGGTTCCTGGGATATGTACTGGCAGCACCGACCCTGATGACGGCCGCCGAACTGGCGCCCGCAGCGCCGGCCCGGGCCGACGCCACTTCGGCCGGCATCCCTTCGGCGGACGTCACGGAGTTGGTCGACCTCAACGACGTCATGTCCGCGGCGGCCCTGCCGACCTCCGGTCTGATAACGGTCCAGGTCCACACGGACGAGACGGTGTCCTTCGCGTTGCCGAGGGCCGAGGTGGGACAAGGCATCACCACTTCCACGGCCATGCTGATCGCCGAGGAAATGGACGTACCCCTGGCCAACGTGCGGGTCACCCTGGCCGACGCGCAGCCGGAACTGGTCTTCAACCAGCTCACCGGCGGGTCCAACACGACCATCGCGACCTATACCCCGGTCCGGGTCGCCGCCGCCGTCGCACGCGGCCGATTGCTCGAGGCCGCAGCGCTCGCCCTGGACACCGCCGTCACGGAACTCACCATAAGAGCGGGGGTGATCACAGGCCGCGCGGGGCGGAGCACGACCGTCGGCGCGCTGGCGGAGAGAGCCGCGGGCCTACGCACCCAGCCGGTCAGCACCGAACTCAAGCGATCCGAGCAGTTCAACGTCATCGGTACGCCGCAGAACCGCATCGACGCCCTCGACGCGGTGACCGGACGTAAGAAGTTCGCCATGGACCTCACTGTTCCGGGTGCCGCGCCGACCATGGTGTGCCGTCCGCCGACCATCAACGGGCGGGTGGGTTCCGTAGCCAACGCCGACGAGGTCCGGGCCATGCCGGGCGTCACCGACGTCGTCGTGATCACCACCGGAGTGGCCGTGCGGGCCCGGACCTTCGGACAGTGCATCGACGCCGTGCGCGCGCTCCGCGTGTCGTGGAGGCCGGGCAGCGCGGAGGGCAAGTCCGACGAGACCGTACGCCAGGAACTGGCGGCCGCCGAACTCCCGCTCGGGCTCCCGCCACTGACTCCGAGCGTGGAAGGCAGATTCACCTTCCACTTCCGCAGCAACAGTGCGCTGGAGACCAACTGCGCCATTGCCGACGTGCGGTCCGACCGCGCCGAGATCTGGTCCAGTCTCAAAGCGCCCATCGTCGCGAAGGAGGCGATCGCGGCCCGGCTCGGCCTGCCGCTCAGCGCCGTGACGGTCCATGTCACCGAGGGCGGCGGCTCCTTCGGACGCAAGCTCTTCTTCGACGCGGCGCTGGAGGCGGTCGAGATCTCCCGGAAGACGGGGAAACCGGTCAAACTCATGTGGCATCGCGCCGACGACTCGCGTCAGGGCCGCACCCATCCCATGGCCACGTCCCGCGTACGTATCGCCTACGTCGGAGACACCGTCCTCAGCTTCAAGCAACGGCACACGAGCGTGGCCACCGACCTCGGCCACGGTTTCGGGGAGATCGTCACCGCCCTGGCCGCGAAGCTTCCGGTGGCCGACCTCGGATTCTCCGAGACCTTCTTCCAGCTCTCCCAGTCGATGCCGTACAACTTCGGAGTCAGCAGCCGGCTCCTGAACGAGACCGACAAGGGCTTCAACACGGGCAGTATGCGCAACGTCTACTCCCCCGACGTCACGTGCGCCCGGGAGCTCATGATCGACAAGCTGGCTTCGAAGACGGGTAAGGACCCCTACCGGTTCCGCCGCGACTTCCTCAAGGACGAGCGGTCCAGAGCCGTGCTGGAGAAGGTGGCCGAGGTCGGGCGCTGGGGCAGACCGATGCCGGACGGAACGGCGCAGGGCATCGCCTTCCACTCCGAGTACCACTCGGCCAGCGCGGTCCTGGTGGAGATCGACTGTCGGCCCGGAACCGTCGGCCGCCCTGTACGCGACGGTGTGACGGGGCCACGCGTCACCAAGGTCGTCCTCGCCGTCGACGCCGGCCTCACCGTCAACCCGCGGGGACTCGACGCACAGATGATGGGCTGCGCCATGGACGGCATCGCGCTGGCCCTGACGTCGAGCCTGCACCTGCGCGACGGGCATTTCCTGGAAGCGAGCTGGGACAACTACTTCTACACCCGGCAGTGGAACACACCGCCCGAGCTGGACATCGTCATCATGCCGGACACCACAGGGAGGCCCGGCGGGGCGGGAGAGCTGGGTGTCGCCGCGTCGATGGCCGCAGTGGCCTGCGCGTACGGCCGCGCGACCGGAACGATGCCGACCACGTTCCCCATCAACCACGGCACCCTCTCCTTCGAACCCAAGCCGACCACCCCACCCGTCCCGCAGTCCCCTACGGACGGCCTGGACCACGCCTACTGA
- a CDS encoding (2Fe-2S)-binding protein — protein MPEQTFRLNGEQVTVDIADDVRLLWVLRDILGVTGPKYGCGINVCKACTSHLNGRAVNPCAIPVGKLTPTDEVTTIEGLADTVSADLHPMQQAWLDQDVAQCGYCQPGQIMAAVAVVRRAAEEGREVTDADLDGIRNICRCGTYFRIREAIRAGAENM, from the coding sequence GTGCCCGAGCAGACATTCCGCCTCAACGGGGAGCAGGTCACCGTGGACATCGCCGACGATGTGCGTCTGTTGTGGGTGCTGCGCGACATCCTGGGTGTCACCGGCCCCAAGTACGGCTGCGGCATCAACGTGTGCAAGGCGTGCACCAGCCACCTCAACGGCAGGGCGGTGAACCCGTGCGCGATTCCGGTCGGAAAGCTGACACCGACCGATGAGGTGACGACGATCGAAGGACTCGCGGACACGGTGAGCGCGGACCTGCACCCGATGCAGCAGGCATGGCTCGACCAGGACGTCGCCCAGTGCGGCTACTGCCAGCCCGGTCAGATCATGGCAGCGGTCGCGGTCGTACGCCGGGCCGCGGAGGAGGGCCGCGAGGTGACCGACGCCGACCTCGACGGCATCCGCAACATCTGCCGCTGCGGTACGTACTTCCGTATTCGTGAAGCCATCAGAGCCGGCGCCGAGAACATGTGA
- a CDS encoding oxygenase MpaB family protein produces MDGFSRRKMLMAGGALGAVGALGAASPALARPLWTWSPSASVAGTGAGIDPEYVWDEEADPVLAAVIDRGDVPRVNALLKQWTRNDQPLPDGLPGDLREFMEHARRMPSWADRTALDRGAQFSKTKGIYVGALYGLGSGLMSTAIPREARAVYYSKGGADMKDRIAKTARLGYDIGDLDAYLPQGSMIVTAVRTRMVHAAVRHLLPQSPAWSQTSGGQRIPISQADIMVTWHSLATFVMRKMKEWGVRVNATDAAAYLHVWQVSAHMLGVSDEYIPATWEAADAQSKQVLDPILAHTPEGEALTEVLLGIVAELDAGLTRPLIGAFSRYTLGGEVGDMIGLSRQPVLERLIATAWPLLVAFREGLIPIPAVPAVLWTLEEALRKFVLFFLSEARPIAIDIPDVNRPS; encoded by the coding sequence ATGGACGGATTCAGCAGGCGCAAGATGTTGATGGCGGGCGGGGCCCTGGGGGCCGTCGGGGCACTGGGGGCGGCTTCGCCGGCCCTCGCCCGGCCTCTGTGGACGTGGTCACCCAGCGCGTCGGTGGCGGGCACGGGCGCGGGCATCGATCCGGAGTACGTCTGGGACGAGGAGGCCGACCCCGTACTCGCCGCAGTGATCGACCGCGGGGATGTGCCCAGGGTGAACGCGCTGCTGAAGCAGTGGACGCGGAACGACCAGCCGCTGCCCGACGGACTCCCGGGAGACCTGAGGGAGTTCATGGAGCACGCGCGCAGGATGCCGTCCTGGGCTGACAGGACAGCACTCGACCGCGGCGCGCAGTTCAGCAAGACCAAGGGGATCTACGTCGGGGCCCTGTACGGCCTCGGCAGTGGTCTCATGAGCACCGCGATCCCCAGGGAGGCACGCGCCGTCTACTACTCCAAGGGCGGCGCCGACATGAAGGACCGCATCGCCAAGACCGCACGGCTCGGCTACGACATCGGGGACCTCGACGCCTATCTGCCGCAGGGCTCGATGATCGTGACCGCCGTCAGGACACGGATGGTGCACGCCGCGGTGCGCCACCTGCTGCCGCAGTCCCCGGCGTGGTCACAGACCAGCGGCGGCCAGAGGATCCCGATCAGCCAGGCCGACATCATGGTCACCTGGCACAGCCTGGCCACTTTCGTCATGCGCAAGATGAAGGAGTGGGGTGTTCGGGTCAACGCCACCGACGCGGCCGCCTATCTGCATGTGTGGCAGGTCAGTGCGCACATGCTCGGCGTCAGCGACGAGTACATTCCGGCGACCTGGGAAGCGGCCGACGCCCAGTCGAAGCAGGTCCTCGACCCGATCCTCGCCCACACACCCGAGGGCGAGGCACTGACAGAGGTCCTCCTCGGCATCGTGGCCGAGCTCGACGCAGGTCTCACACGCCCTCTGATCGGCGCGTTCTCCAGATACACACTCGGCGGCGAGGTCGGCGACATGATCGGCCTCTCCAGGCAGCCGGTTCTGGAACGGCTGATCGCGACCGCCTGGCCACTACTCGTGGCCTTCCGTGAAGGTCTGATACCCATTCCCGCCGTCCCGGCGGTTCTCTGGACACTGGAGGAGGCGCTCCGTAAGTTCGTCCTGTTCTTCCTCTCCGAGGCCCGGCCCATCGCCATCGACATCCCGGACGTCAACCGCCCGTCCTGA